Genomic DNA from Shouchella patagoniensis:
CATGCCAGTGTAGACAATTCGCTTGTTTTCCTCTTCTGTAAATGAAGAACCATGGAAAGCTTGTGTGAATTTAACTCGACCAAAATCAAATTCATATGCGCCTCCAATTGACATTGGATGAACATTCTCTACACCGCGGAATCCCATATAAGTTGCAAGTTCTGCAACAGCTACAACTAAAGCTCCTGAACGCTTAGCAATTTCAACTGTATCCCCGACATGATCATTATGACCATGAGTTAACAAGATAACATCTGGATTTTCTTCCTCCGCTTTTAAATCAGTCAGCTCATTTCCCGTAATAAATGGGTCAATTAGAATAACCTTTTCATTTGTTTCAATTTTTACAACTGAATGTCCATGGTAACTTACTTTCATTACGCCAGCTCCCTCCAATTAATTCTATTTTATGAATAACCCTTTCAGCATACAGCTAAACATTCACTCTTACATAGCGTATACTAATTAAGAAAGGAGAGGTATATATGGAAGAGTTACGACTTAAAAAATTACAAGAACATATCAAAAAAGAAAGCGCTTGGTTTGCATTTATAACGAGTAAAGAAAATGTGTTTTATTTAACTGGTTTGCTCGCAAATCCTCACGAACGGCTTATTGCGTTATTTGTATTAGAAAACGATTATTATCTTGTTATTCCCAAAATGGAACAAGAAGTTGTAAGAGATGCTGGTTATAGTGACGAACTAGTTACATATAGTGACCATGAAAATGTTTGGGACCTAATTAAGAGCCGACTAGAGAAATCCACTCACGCATCCAGTAAAGTGTTAATTGAACAGCGAACGGTTTCCTATGAACGAGTGCTTGAGTTGGACAAACTTAGCGATTCACTAGAATTTATCGATTGCGAACCTGTCATGATGTCCCAGCGGTTAATTAAAACAGAAGTAGAGTTAGAAACCTTGCAAAGGGCAGCTGCTTTTGCAGATGTAGGTGTAGAATTTGGGATCAATGCGCTGAAAACTGGAGTAACAGAGCTTGAAGTCATTGCCGAAATCGAATACCAATTAAAAAAGCAAGGTATTCGGGAAATGTCGTTTCAAACAACGGTTTTATTCGGAGACCACGCTGCCTCGCCCCATGGGAAACCAGGAGATCGCGCACTTCAAGAAGGAGAATTTGTTTTATTTGATTTAGGAGTCGTCCTTGATGGATATTGCTCTGACATTACACGTACCGTTGCGTATGGTGAAGTAAACGATCAAGCAAAAGCTATTTATGAAGTAGTTCTAGATGCTCAGAATGCTGCTCTACACGCTGCTAAACCTGGAATCATTATCGGTGATCTTGACCTTACTGCCAGAACAGTCATCTCCGAAGCAGGCTTTGGTGACTATTTTCCACACCGACTTGGGCACGGACTCGGCATTGATGTTCATGAAGCACCATCAATGAGCCAAGAAAATAAAGATACTCTTCAATTAGGAATGACCTTTACAATTGAACCAGGAATTTATGTTCCAAATGTAGCTGGAGTGCGTATTGAAGATGATGTGGTTGTCACCGAAGACGGAGGAGTACCATTAACTATTTTTCCAAAGACACTTCTTACCATTCCACCTACGTCTTAAAAACTAAAACGCGGCCTTGTCAGGGCCGCGTTTTGATTTATTTCGTCCATAACCATGTAAAGCGTTTGCTATCTTTATTCATCCAACGAATTTCCAAACGTTCCAGATGAGGAAAACGTTGTTTTAATCTTTCTGCGTATTCCTCCGCAGTTGTTTGTTCGTTTAATTGTAGTTCACTCAAAAGTTGCCTCACATGAAGTTGTGCTTCTTTTCCTTTTTGAACAGTATTTCCTACCTCATACTCGTAATGATCTGGATTATCGTATTCCCACTCATAAATAATTTCATTTTCAATAAGGGTTACCCTTACAGAAGAAGAGTCCATTAATTCAGAGCCGGAAACAGCATTTGTTGGAGAAGATACTGAAGCAGTGTACAAGATTATCGTCAACATAATTAAAACAATTTTCTTCACTTAGCCACCTCTTTTTTAATAAGGTGTTCATTCAAAAAAGATTCTATGCACTAGCGGTATCGATGAATAACATCCACTCCACCAGTTACTTCAACCACGGTTCCAGTTACCATATCCGCGTTATCTTCACATAAAAACAAAACAGTTCTAGCAATATCTTCACCCGTCCCAGAACGACCAATGGGTGTATCACTATCTTTATGTATACGTGCTTCTGCAATAGTAGCTTCTTTCATCTCACCCATAATGTTGCCTGGGCAAACCATATTAGCAGTAATTCCATATTCGGCTTCTTCAATTGACACTGTTTTCATTAGGGAAACAAGTCCGACTTTTGCAGCTGCATATGCAGACCGATAAACCCAACCTGGTGCACTGTTGGCTCCTTGAAATCCATAAAAAACAATACGTCCGAATTGCTGATCTCTCATTACTGGAACAATATGTTTTAGCAAGTGAAAAGCAGAATGGAGATTCCCATCCATCATATAATCCCATTCACTTTCTTCGTAATCTAGTAGCTTTTTCTTTTCAAAAACATACGGACCAGCATTATGAATAAATATATCAATTTTGCCTGCAAAACGAATAGCTGCTTGTGCAATTCGGTTGCAGTCGTCTTTTTTTGTTACATCTGCCTGGACAAGATGCAGGACGCTTTCTCCCCATTTTTCTTGGAGCCTCAGCGCTTGTTGTTCATCACTGAAATAGGTAACGGTAACACTGTAACCACTCTCAATCAATGCCTCTGTTACCTTTAAACCAAGACCTTTCGTACCCGCAGTAATTAATGCATGCCGCATGTTCTGTCCACCTCTTCAACGTTTTGAAGTCGTATCTAGAGAAACATTTCTCTCTCTTTATTCAACGATACAACATTGATTTAGTCAAACGCAAAAAAAAAGACAGCAAATGCTGCCTTTAAGGTTATAAGACTCATTAAATCTAGCATGAAGCACAATTACCTTTCCTTATCTCCCTTTGGTGCTTTTACTTGTTCATCTGCCGTTCCTTGAGCATAGGATGCAAGCAATTGATCATGAGAGATATGCTCTCCTTCTTCCCATTGTGTATCCTTATTACCTTCTTGCTCTTTTTTCATTTGATCGCCTCCTTGTCACTAGTCTGTCTCAATAAAAAGAAATAAACCCTCCAAAAGAGGGTTTATTTCTTTGATACAGCTCCAAGGATTACATAGGCTTTATCTAACGCTTTTTTCACTTGTGTAAAGCCAGTTCCCCCTGCACTATTTCTGCGCGCCACCACCGTTTTTGGTTGTAAAACTTCATAAATGTCTGTTTCGAATAAATAACTTGCTTGTTTATAGTCTTCCATTTTTAAATCGAGTAAGAACATGTCTTGCTGAATCGCAGTCAAAACAAGTTTACCCACCACTTCATGAGCCTCACGGAAAGGCATTCCTTTTGTCGCCAAGTAATCTGCTAACTCTGTTGCATTTGAAAAATCTTGCGCCACTGCCTTCTCCATTGTTTCCTGCTTAACAGTCATTGTTTCAATCATACCAGCAAAAATCCGTAAGGAACCTTTAACCGTTTGTACAGTATCAAACATGCCTTCTTTGTCTTCTTGCATGTCTTTATTATACGCCAGCGGCAAGCCCTTAAGTGTCGTTAATAAACCAAACAAATTGCCATAGACACGTCCAGTTTTTCCACGAATCAACTCAGCCATATCTGGGTTTTTCTTTTGAGGCATAATGCTCGATCCTGTTGCAAATGCATCATCCATCTCAATAAATTGAAATTCTTGGGAAGACCACAAAATAAGCTCTTCGCATAATCTTGATAAATGCATCATCAAGGTTGAAGATGCGCTGAGAAATTCAACTATAAAATCTCGATCGCTAACGGCATCTAAACTGTTCTCATAAATCCCATCAAAGCCAAGTAATTCAGCAGATAAGTTCCGATCGATTGGAAATGTCGTTCCAGCTAAAGCACCCGCACCAAGCGGGGACATATTAACTCGCTTTAAACTATCTTTAAGACGACCATAGTCACGCTCAAGCATCCAAAAGTAAGCAAGGAGATGATGGGCAAATGAAACAGGTTGAGCACGTTGAAGATGTGTATATCCTGGAATAAGCGTTTCAACATGAAGCTCTGCCTGTTTCGTGAGTGCTTCTTGCACTGCACGGACAGCTTCCATAATAACTTTTGTCTCTTTTGTTAAATATAAATGCATATCTGTTGCTACTTGGTCGTTTCGGCTTCTGCCAGTATGCAGCTTTCCTCCTAATGGCCCAATTTCATCAATTAGTTGCTTCTCCAAGTTTAAATGGATATCTTCCTCGGCAACAGAGAAAGCTAGCGTACCTGCTTCTGCTTTTTTTCGCAGTGTATTTAACCCTGCCTTAATTTGTTCTGCCTCCTCTTTAGTTACAATCTCACAAGCTGCAAGCATCGTTACATGAGCGATACTCCCCTCAATGTCTTCAAACACAAGCTGCTTATCAAAACCGATGGAGGCACCAAATTCGTCTACCCATTCTTCTGCAGATTTTGTAAATCTTCCGCCCCAGAGCTTGCTCACAGTGTGACCTCCTTTTTCTCCTTTGTCACCATGCTGTGCACTTTGGTTGGAAGACCCCATAGAGAAATAAAACCTACTGCTGCATTATGATCAAATTCATCATCTGGCGTATATGTTGCCAATTTTTCATTGTATAGGGAATAAGGAGACTTTCTACCTTCAACCACCGCATGCCCTTTAAATAGCTTTACACGAACTATACCAGTAACATGCTGTTGCGATTCTTTTAAGAAAGCAAGCAACGCTGGTTGGAGACTAGAAAACCAAAGACCTTCATAAATGACTTCTGTTAATTTCTTCTCGATAACAGGTTTAAAGTGTGCAAGTTCTTTTGGAAGTGTTAAATCTTCTAATTCTTTATGCGCTTTAATAAGAGTCATTGCACCTGGACACTCATAAACTTCACGTGATTTTATTCCAACAAGACGATTCTCAACATGGTCAATTCTTCCAACACCATGTTTACCCGCAACGTCATTTAACTCAAGAATAAGCTCGTCAAGTGGATAAGCTTTTCCATTAAGCGCAATAGGTACACCTTTTTCAAAAGAAATCTCAAGCACATCTGCTGTGTCAGGCGTTTTTTCAAGTGGTGCAGTTAATTCATATGCTCCTTCTGGAGGTGTTGCCCATGGGTCTTCAAGAATCCCACACTCATTGCTGCGTCCCCAAAGATTTTGGTCAACAGAGTACGGATTATCTAAATCAATTGGAATAGGAATGTTATGCGCTTTGGCATACTCAATTTCTTCATCTCTTGACCATGCCCAATCACGTACTGGTGCAAGAACTTTTAAATTTGGATTTAACGCCTGAATGGAAACCTCAAAACGCACTTGGTCATTCCCTTTCCCAGTGCAACCATGCGCAACAGCCGATGCCCCAGTTTGCTCTGCGATCTCCACTAATTTTTTTGAGATAAGTGGACGAGACAATGCTGATACAAGCGGATACTTTTGTTCATAAAGCGCATGTGCTTGTAGTGCAGGAAGGACAAAGCTTTCCGCATATTCTTTTTTTGCATCAATTGTATATGATTGAATAGCACCAACAGTAAGTGCTTTTTGTTTAACAAATTCAAGGTCCTTCCCCTCGCCTACATCAAGACCAACTGCAATAACGTCATAGCCTTTGTCTGTTAACCACTTAACCGCAACTGATGTATCAAGACCTCCAGAATATGCCAAAACCACTTTTTCTTTCGCCATTTGAATCCCCTCCGAAATGAATAATAATTCTTTTTTTATTATTTTTATACATAAACAATTAAAAAATAATCGGGAGACAACTCCCGCTCCGCATAAAAAATTTCTTTTATTTATTAATATACATTACTTTAACAGCCTTCTGCTAGTTTGGCAAGAGGATTCCTACAACAATTTTTTATTTTTCGTTTCACTTTAAAAGGAATCCTCAAACCGAAAAAAGGACTATGTTCGTCGCCACAGCCAACGCTTCTGATAAAATCTTTGTGCATCACGTATAACGGTCTGTACTTGTCGATAAGATGACGTACTTGATACCATTCCGGCCGCAAGACGCTTCCCAGGTACTTTTGTATAGTTTATGCAATTTACCAATCCCCATTTTAATGATTGAAGAGCAAAAGCATACACAATCTCTTCATTTATCACATCATCCTTTACCCGATAAAAAGGTTGACCTTGCTCATGTTCAATTACCTCCATAAAAAGAAGCTCCCACTCTGCTCGCTTGACATGATTAGGCAACAACGAATAATTCAGCAGCCTCATTGCATACATTGACTCGAAAGGAGAATCAAGGGTAAATCCATATGAATGAGCCATTCGTGAAATGACCCTACTCGAAAGAAACAGTTGAAGAGGGACGTCTGCAACCATTCTTCTATTATTTTTTGCAAGAAAAAAACCTTGTCCAAATGCTTGAAGCCTCATTCGGGCCATATCCTTTTCCAAAGCATTCTCATAATCCATCACTTCCTTGCTACTCGCGTCGAAAGTAATGATTGGCTTATGTACTAATGCCAGCTGCCCGTATTCTTGATGCAATAATTGATGTATTTGAATAAGGAGGGGCTCAGCTTGCGAAAGCCATTCGACTGCCTTTTGACTTTTAATTTTGTAATGGAATTGCTTGGCATTCTGCTCTAATTTACTTTCGTATTGATTTATTTGCAGTTCCATTCTATTAATGTAATTCATCATCGTTCTCCTTTGTTTGATCTGATTGAACGAACATTTTTCGTTTAAATAAATCAATGTATGAGAAAGATGAGCCTTCTGTCTGAGCATGTTCAAGCACACGCAAATCGGTATTCATTCGTTTCACATAATAGTAGAACAACGCCTCGGCCGTTTTGGGTTGAACTGCGCCCCCTTCTGACTGATCATACTGTGCTAGTATTCCATGTTTTACTGCCATTAGCTCTGGAGAACTAATTTCAATTGCCTGCTCTAAAGCAGCTTCGTTGATGATTTCAATACTCAGAACAAGCTGGCCCATTAACTCACCCGCATCTGTATATTCAGGTGCCAAAGGATCTTTTAATGCATGTACTTTTCCAATATCACCTAATAAACAAAGAGTGAGTGCAATATCCTTTTGTACATGTTGGTAAAGAGGAAGTAACTGCAAAGCAACATACATAAGTTCTACAATTTGTTCAAGTAAGCCTGCATAATAAGCATGATGTAATTTTTTTGCTGCTGGAATTGTCGTCAATCGGTCACGAATGGATCGGTTGCCATAAATCTGTTTAATGATCGCTTGTAAAATAGGAGATTCTACTTCGTCCATCATCATTCTTAGTTCATGCCATAGATCTTCACGTGACAAGCCTTTCTTCGAAATTAATTCAGTTCGATTTACTTTGTCTTCATCTACAGCTAAACGAATTTTTTGGATCGTCAACTGCTTCTTTGATCTAAATACCTCCACGTTCCCTTCTACTTTCACTACGGCTTTTGGAACAAATTTCTCTTGTTGTTCATCAGTTATATCCCATAGCTTTGCAGATAAGAGCGTATGCTGTTGTTGAAGGACAAAGTTTGCATAGAGTGATCCATTTGCTGCTTGCTTCACTTCACGTTCCCGTATCATATAAAATCCATTTAATGTCATAAGGCTACTCACCTCCACTTCTTTATCTTAGCTGACGATCCATAAAAAGGCAAAACACGAAAATCATTTTTTCTCGTTTTGATATAAATAAAAAAAGGGCTAGGCAATAACCTAGCACCTTCTTCATTAAGTTAAACGAACCGTGTCACGTGCAATCATTACTTCTTCGTTTGTTGGAATAATAATGATTTTCACTTTAGAAGTGTCAGTGTTAAGAAACGCTTCTTTTCCACGTACATTATTTTTAGAAAGGTCCGCTTCAACACCCATAAATTCAAGTCCCTTTAAAACACGCTCACGGATGGTTGAACTATTTTCACCAATTCCAGCAGTAAAGACAATCGCATCAATTCCACCCATTCTCGCAGCATAAGAACCTACATACTTATGGATTCGGGATGTAAACACATCTAATGCCACTTGAGCGCGCTCATTGCCTTCCTCAGCTTGTGATTCAATATCACGCAGATCACTTGAGAAACCAGTAATACCAAGCAATCCACTGCGTTTATTTAATGTCGAAACAACCTCTTCAACAGTTTGACCTGTTTTTTCCATGATATATGGAATCAAGGCCGGATCAATGTTTCCAGAACGAGTCCCCATAGTAACACCTGCAAGTGGGGTGAAGCCCATGGAGGTATCGATTGATTCTCCACCTTTAATCGCAGCAATGCTTGCACCATTTCCTAGGTGGCAAGATAAAATGCGAAGATCTTCGAGAGGCTGTTCCAACAATTCAGCAGCGCGCTGCGAAACATATTTATGAGAAGTACCGTGAAACCCATATTTACGGACCCCATATTTTTCATAATACTCATACGGCAAGCTGTATAAATAAGCACTCTCTGGCATAGTCTGGTGAAATGCTGTGTCAAATACAGCCACTGCAGGTACATTAGGAAGCACTTTTTTAAACGCTTTTATCCCCGTAATATTTGCTGGATTATGAAGCGGCGCCAGTTCAGACACTT
This window encodes:
- a CDS encoding SDR family oxidoreductase, with product MRHALITAGTKGLGLKVTEALIESGYSVTVTYFSDEQQALRLQEKWGESVLHLVQADVTKKDDCNRIAQAAIRFAGKIDIFIHNAGPYVFEKKKLLDYEESEWDYMMDGNLHSAFHLLKHIVPVMRDQQFGRIVFYGFQGANSAPGWVYRSAYAAAKVGLVSLMKTVSIEEAEYGITANMVCPGNIMGEMKEATIAEARIHKDSDTPIGRSGTGEDIARTVLFLCEDNADMVTGTVVEVTGGVDVIHRYR
- the argH gene encoding argininosuccinate lyase, producing MSKLWGGRFTKSAEEWVDEFGASIGFDKQLVFEDIEGSIAHVTMLAACEIVTKEEAEQIKAGLNTLRKKAEAGTLAFSVAEEDIHLNLEKQLIDEIGPLGGKLHTGRSRNDQVATDMHLYLTKETKVIMEAVRAVQEALTKQAELHVETLIPGYTHLQRAQPVSFAHHLLAYFWMLERDYGRLKDSLKRVNMSPLGAGALAGTTFPIDRNLSAELLGFDGIYENSLDAVSDRDFIVEFLSASSTLMMHLSRLCEELILWSSQEFQFIEMDDAFATGSSIMPQKKNPDMAELIRGKTGRVYGNLFGLLTTLKGLPLAYNKDMQEDKEGMFDTVQTVKGSLRIFAGMIETMTVKQETMEKAVAQDFSNATELADYLATKGMPFREAHEVVGKLVLTAIQQDMFLLDLKMEDYKQASYLFETDIYEVLQPKTVVARRNSAGGTGFTQVKKALDKAYVILGAVSKK
- a CDS encoding CMP-binding protein; translation: MTLNGFYMIREREVKQAANGSLYANFVLQQQHTLLSAKLWDITDEQQEKFVPKAVVKVEGNVEVFRSKKQLTIQKIRLAVDEDKVNRTELISKKGLSREDLWHELRMMMDEVESPILQAIIKQIYGNRSIRDRLTTIPAAKKLHHAYYAGLLEQIVELMYVALQLLPLYQHVQKDIALTLCLLGDIGKVHALKDPLAPEYTDAGELMGQLVLSIEIINEAALEQAIEISSPELMAVKHGILAQYDQSEGGAVQPKTAEALFYYYVKRMNTDLRVLEHAQTEGSSFSYIDLFKRKMFVQSDQTKENDDELH
- a CDS encoding acetate kinase gives rise to the protein MAKIIAINAGSSSLKFQLLSMPEEDVITKGLVERIGLQDGVFSIEANGEDHSVTTDIPDHAAAVKILLEKLTSLNIITSLNEIEGIGHRVVHGGEKFNDSVLITDDVLAGIEEVSELAPLHNPANITGIKAFKKVLPNVPAVAVFDTAFHQTMPESAYLYSLPYEYYEKYGVRKYGFHGTSHKYVSQRAAELLEQPLEDLRILSCHLGNGASIAAIKGGESIDTSMGFTPLAGVTMGTRSGNIDPALIPYIMEKTGQTVEEVVSTLNKRSGLLGITGFSSDLRDIESQAEEGNERAQVALDVFTSRIHKYVGSYAARMGGIDAIVFTAGIGENSSTIRERVLKGLEFMGVEADLSKNNVRGKEAFLNTDTSKVKIIIIPTNEEVMIARDTVRLT
- a CDS encoding EcsC family protein is translated as MNYINRMELQINQYESKLEQNAKQFHYKIKSQKAVEWLSQAEPLLIQIHQLLHQEYGQLALVHKPIITFDASSKEVMDYENALEKDMARMRLQAFGQGFFLAKNNRRMVADVPLQLFLSSRVISRMAHSYGFTLDSPFESMYAMRLLNYSLLPNHVKRAEWELLFMEVIEHEQGQPFYRVKDDVINEEIVYAFALQSLKWGLVNCINYTKVPGKRLAAGMVSSTSSYRQVQTVIRDAQRFYQKRWLWRRT
- a CDS encoding metal-dependent hydrolase, whose amino-acid sequence is MKVSYHGHSVVKIETNEKVILIDPFITGNELTDLKAEEENPDVILLTHGHNDHVGDTVEIAKRSGALVVAVAELATYMGFRGVENVHPMSIGGAYEFDFGRVKFTQAFHGSSFTEEENKRIVYTGMPGGILFTAEGKTIYHLGDTALFSDMKLIGEYNDIDLAFVPIGDNFTMGPEDAKIAVEWIGATTSVPIHYNTFPPIKQNPKVFIDSLSDGKGKLLEAGQVIEL
- a CDS encoding argininosuccinate synthase: MAKEKVVLAYSGGLDTSVAVKWLTDKGYDVIAVGLDVGEGKDLEFVKQKALTVGAIQSYTIDAKKEYAESFVLPALQAHALYEQKYPLVSALSRPLISKKLVEIAEQTGASAVAHGCTGKGNDQVRFEVSIQALNPNLKVLAPVRDWAWSRDEEIEYAKAHNIPIPIDLDNPYSVDQNLWGRSNECGILEDPWATPPEGAYELTAPLEKTPDTADVLEISFEKGVPIALNGKAYPLDELILELNDVAGKHGVGRIDHVENRLVGIKSREVYECPGAMTLIKAHKELEDLTLPKELAHFKPVIEKKLTEVIYEGLWFSSLQPALLAFLKESQQHVTGIVRVKLFKGHAVVEGRKSPYSLYNEKLATYTPDDEFDHNAAVGFISLWGLPTKVHSMVTKEKKEVTL
- a CDS encoding M24 family metallopeptidase, with the protein product MEELRLKKLQEHIKKESAWFAFITSKENVFYLTGLLANPHERLIALFVLENDYYLVIPKMEQEVVRDAGYSDELVTYSDHENVWDLIKSRLEKSTHASSKVLIEQRTVSYERVLELDKLSDSLEFIDCEPVMMSQRLIKTEVELETLQRAAAFADVGVEFGINALKTGVTELEVIAEIEYQLKKQGIREMSFQTTVLFGDHAASPHGKPGDRALQEGEFVLFDLGVVLDGYCSDITRTVAYGEVNDQAKAIYEVVLDAQNAALHAAKPGIIIGDLDLTARTVISEAGFGDYFPHRLGHGLGIDVHEAPSMSQENKDTLQLGMTFTIEPGIYVPNVAGVRIEDDVVVTEDGGVPLTIFPKTLLTIPPTS